DNA from Fusarium musae strain F31 chromosome 7, whole genome shotgun sequence:
GCACCATTCTTGCGGGTGTTGATGTCATGTAAATACCGGGATAAGATCCACCCCTGGATGGAGGAACGTAACCAATCtcaagttgaagaggaaCTCCATGAGTACCCTCAACCTTCCAGTATCGGAAGCAGTCCGCAATTCTGACAGACTCTTTGGGGGTACAGAAACCAAGAATCTTGCCATCAAGCATGACAACGACATTCTCTTCAGTTGACGCTGAGGAAACGTCAACGATTCCTAACTCCTGAGCGAGAGAAGCAATATGAGACACATCGACGTACTCAGTCATGATCTTACACTTGTGCGCAAGATGGTTGAGAAGACCACAAGGAGCACCATCAGGAGTGTGGACAGGACACATAAAACCCCACGACTCTGGGAGCAGCTTTCGGACGGCCGTAGTCTTCAGTTGGGCGAAGAAGGCACCACGATGCACCATGCGGAAATGGCTGATGAAACGCAAgaagttgagcttctcagccaCGACTGTGAAACCTGCTGTTTGTTGCAAATCAAGACCTGAGGCGCTCTGCAAGTTACCCGTTGACAGGAAGTATTCTAGAGCATTTCCTAGGTTCTCGTTGGCCTTGCGGAAAATGTTATTGGGGAATTCCTTGCGGAAATCCTCGGAGGTGAAGGCAACGCCGGGGTTCCTTCGAAGGTAATCGCGCAAAGATGCTCGAACGTTGACGCTGAGGAACTCATCGAGTCTTTCCTTGAGGATCTGTCCATACAAGAAACCACCAAGCAAGATCTCCTGGTTCTGGACAGCATCGGGGTTGTCGACTGCACAGTCACCAGCGACAAGCGCGTAAAGCTTTCGGATCATGAAGAGAAGCAGCTTAAACTTCTCCTTATCCTGCTCTTCAGTAACATCAACATTTCCAAGGTGGACCAAGACAATTCTTCGCAAGAACTCAGTTCCAACTTCGAGGTTGGTCATGGTGTCCGGCACTCCCAGAACAACTCGGAACTTCTCGCCCAGGTATGCTCTCGTATCCGACTTGCTGTAGAGATTGTATGACTTGTACGTCCGTAGAAGCAGCTCGATTCGGTGTGTCAAGAAGGTGTTCTCGGTGGACTTGGAGCCAGCAGGACCGACCAGTCCCTCGAAGATTTCGCGATCATTGGTCTCAACCAATGCCTTGAGGATCATCATGACGGGAACAAGGTATTCGTTCTTGCGCCATGAGAAGCGGAAGGTCATGTTTCCGTCGCTGAGGTAGTGGAGGACATTGGTCTGAGAGGTTTCGTCGGGGCGAACTGCACGAAGAATGATACCGTAGGGAGTGTAACCAGGACCACGGTTCTGGAAACTAGGTCGGTTGATGGCCATGGGAAAGTTTCGCTTGTTCAACTGCAGCATTCGAATAATCTTCTCGATACCGTTCACGATGAAATATCCTCCAAGCTCCTCTGATTCTTCCTTTCTCTCAACAAGGAGCGCGGGCGAGTTGTTCTCAAGGTGACATCGGTTCGACTAGTATTCGTGAGTTAAGAAAACCCAAAAGCAGAAATTGGTATGCAAACCTTGATCATGACAGGTACTTGACCAAACTCTCGAGTAAATTCAACTGGATCTCCGCCGTTGATGCGGTACTCGAGAGTAGCTGAGAGCCTTCCTCGATATGTTACATGGCGTTCTCTGCACTCGGCAGGAAAAACCTGACGGTTCCGGGCCATCTTATTGGAAGGGGGCACCTGAGGCTTCTGAAGGAAGACGTCTTTGTATCTGATAGTGAGGCGATTCTTGCCATCTGGCGAGGCGCGGTCGTCGCCATCGAGGTATGTTCTGGCGCCAATGTCGGCTATACCATGCGCCAGCAGGCCTGGCTTGCCATCGTCGCGAAACAAGCCATTGAAGGACTCGAGATGAGGGTCGACGGCTAATTGGAGGGCAGGATATGCAGTGTGATCCTTGGGAGGGTTTCGGAAGAGGTCCTCTCGGCGCAGGGTGTGGAATTGGTGATCCCACTCGGTTTCTGTGGCCGAGGGTGCCATGGTGACTGGTACTCTAGAGAATGGCCTAGAGCTTCAAGAATGGCGAGACTCGGTGTGAAGTTTTTTGAGCGATGGCAGCAATTCCAAAGTAAACAGTAGTAGAGCCAATCGCAATAGAAGAAGACATTCGAAGAATCTTGCCTGTCGCTGTAAACAATGAGGAGCGGCAAATCTGTTGTGTGAGACCGCTCGCAATCGCAAAGATTGAGGCTATCGCAGcgcagaaaaaaaaagttcccAGCCTGAAAAAAAAGTCAAAGCTAAGCTTAGTCATTGTCATTATCTTATCAGAGGTGGGGTGGTCAGCTAGCGAATGAGGAGCAAGCATCATCGAATGCGGGAACTGGTTCTATCAATCAGTCAAGCGATTTAGGAGTAACATTTGAATTCGGCCGCATGAGCGGTTAAAACGGGTGAACGGTTCATTGCATTCATAATTTAACAAGAAGGCATGAATGTCAAGGCCAGTCAAATTGAAAAACACCCGCAGTAGATCAACATAGCGATAGCCCGGCTATCTTATCCCTGCGGAAACCAAGTTCTCACAGAGGCAGCATCGCGAACGAGAAGATTACGTCGTTCCAGGATCTTCAGCTAGAGGCGATAATAAACGAGAATGATGACGAATTATCTACCGTTTCCCAAGTCACAAGGCATGCTTAGCAAAGAAAGTTGGCCTCTTTGTGTTGCCAATCACCGCTTCTAGAGCATGAAGGCCTAAGGCTGGTGCCTGGGAAATAATTTAGGTACGACGCTGACTGTGTAAGTCAAAGATGGGGGCCAGGACGAGGTTTGCCAACTGCAAAAGGTGGTCACGGTTCGGCTTTTTTGTTAGTACGGATAACAAGTGCGGTAATGGAAAGTTTGGAGGCACTGAAGGCCACTGAAAGTGCACTGTCAGCTACCAATGTAAGGTAGTTATCTCCGGTGGCGCAGAGACAAGAGGTAATTAGGTAGACAGATGAACTTGGAGCACGCCAGACACCCCGGAGTAATACTGGGCTGCCACCTTCACGAGGAATAGTCCAAGGATGACGAGACGCACTTGTCTTGCAGCCCAAAAGCGAAAGGCTTCCTGATTACTACACGAATAAGAACTGGGGTTACAAGCCTCGAATGCGATGCCTGCAACAACTGCAGCCCAACCTGCATTGCAGTACATATATACAGGTACCATGTCCAAGAATTGATTGATCGATTGATGGTCCTAGAGATAAACGCTTTGGTGAGACCTCGGTTGGGTTTAACCAACTTCACTTGATTTGTAGGCAAGAGCCCAACTCGCTGcacttggtcttggtccATCAACTCTCTGTACACCTTCTGCAGAAGAGAGTACTTCCACACTGTGGTCTTCTGCACATCTTGCTATCTTGCCATATTCACAGCTACAGCTCCTCCTTGAATCATCTCGATGTCAAGGTAACCCTAGGGTCATCAGATATCACGACTCCGCTACCCAAGTGCCGCTGCACAGGGCAGCGATTTATGTGTGGCTCACCTCATACCCTGCAACAACTTTCCTCCTGCAACCTTCAAAAACATATAATCGAGCTGGGCTATAATACTACTCTCAACAAAGCACTGTAGTTCGAGGCAGCATATATCCTTGATCTGCAGGCCGTTCGTCCAACAACTTGATTCATCGTTCCGTTATCAACCAACGCCTTAACTTGTGGCTGTCCGTGGCTGGCGATCAAGGCCCACACTTTGCATGTGTGTGTTATTGCAACACAACATTGAAGCACCTCAAACCGCCCGTTTTTGAAACTACTAACATTGCACGATCCGGAGGGAGCTGCATTGCCCAGGAGATCTCTTACCCGCTTTCAAGACCTATAACCACAAGTTGAGCTCGACCAGGTCAGTTGATCAGATCCAGTATTGATCGTCAACGCTGTCACCGTCTACAAGTCTTAACCCATCGGGTGGGTTTGTTTGCCGGCTTCCGTTCTCTCAAGACCCTGCAGCTAACCGTGAAGCACTCTGATTTTAGAAGGCAATCTCAAGATAGTAGCATTCAACTCAAACGCCTATTTACCAGCCAGCCCATCATTCGCCAACCGCTCTGTCTTGTAGCGAAGAGGAACCTACGAACAAATACAAAGACGCAGTATCGCTCGTTAGGCGCCCTCACAGGAGGGAGCCCTTGACTTTTGAGCACTGACGTCGACCTCCTGGAGCCCTGTGTGCCCTGGTCGATCATCGCTCCACTCAAGCAAGCTCTTCTCTGCTCAAGCGAATGAAACGCCGCAGCGCCTAGCCCACACTGCTGCCACCTCTGGCTGGGCCAGGTGATTGAAGATTGGAATGTCACAACACCCCGCGACGACTTGCAGTCCCCAATCACTACCTTTTGGCGCTCCCGCTCACTGCTCATCCCTGCACGAGCTCTACCTTGCCTTAGGCCTCCCTACCTGGCCTGACCTGACCTGGAGCTTGAGCTCTCCTGCTGCCATCGATACATACCATACCCTGGGTTAGTTAGTAGCTTACCTGGGGAGCTAGCAGTGGGATAGCTGCTGGTCTCCCGACTGCTGCCAAGTACCTCGACCTGCGTTGCCTCTACAGCACCAAATCTGTCTCGGTAACCTCTCTGGGCTCCTTTGGCGCTGCATCTGCGCTAAAAGCTACGCTACTTGCGCCGCCAGGCACGGGTCGTTCCCACCACTTCCCCATTCCTTGCCCCCTCAAAGGCCCCAAAGGCTCGTGCCCGTTGGTGGTCTCTGCTGGGTGTCTTTTGGGTGCCCTTTCTGGCGCCTCTGTTGACTGTCTCGGCCGTCATCTCGTCCCAGGTGGGGCCCTTTTTTTGTGCCTCCGCCTAGGCGTCACCTGTACCAATCTAGGTACTGCTCCTCCGTCGTTGCACCACGAGCCTCTCCTCCTTCACTATTTCCATCGCCGCTCGAACCCGCCTCCGACGCCGACGCCGACCTTATTCCAAACGCCTAGACGCTGGCGCGCACAACTTTGCAGGTGCAGATGTTACTTGTCGCCTGCCACCGTTATACAACTCGCTTTTCCTGAACCGCCATCCTGCCGCTCCTCTCGCTTCTGTCACCAAGAACCACGACCCTGCATCTGAGCACCAACAAGAATTGTCCGCCCATAAAACACCCCGCCCACCACATCTTCTACCGTCTTTCGCGAAACCGAGACATTTTGTGTTCTTCTGTcaaagaggagaagctttCAAAAGAAACGGCATTTCTCTCGTTCGTCTTTGCGACAAGCTGCAGCGTTCTTCCAATCAGCACCCCCGCCTTCACCCGACCGCCTACCTCAGCCCGACCAACGTTTTTCGTGACCCGATAGCAAATATGGCAGGGTTATTCCAAAGGGTCTACAATTGGCTCATGCGCATGTTCTGGTAAGTAGCCATAATCATGAGGTTGCTTCCACGGAAACCCAACAGAACCCTCTGGTTCATTCGTGACTGGCTGTTCTGCGCAGCTGCGACAGCTTTTGAACCCACATGCTGATAATGACTCCCAGGGCGATGGAAATGGAAGTGACGATGGTTGGTTTGCAAAATGCTGGAAAGACCTCGTTATTACGAGTTCTCGCTGTAGGTTTCGGCATGTCGTTTCTTTTGCTTGACCGCTTGTAGCTGACTGTCGCGTTTGTAGGGCGGTGAATTCACTCTCGAGTAAGCGCTTCCCAATACCGGCTCTTGCCATGAATTTCCTCGATCTCGCTGCAGCCTGTCTGGATATTTCAACTGTGTCATGAGGTCCCAATGCTAACTCCAGATGATAGCTCCATCCCCACCGTTGGTTTCAACATGAAAAAGGTACAGCGCGGACATGTTACCTTGAAGTGTTGGGATATTGGTGGCCAGCCCCGGTTCCGAACCATGTGGGAAAGATACTGTCGAGGCGTGAGCGCCATCGTCTTTATCGTGGATATTGCCGATACACCATTGATTCCCCAAGCGAAGGAGGAGCTCCATGATCTCATGAGCCGCAAGTCGCTTGAGGGTATACCACTTCTCATCCTGGGGAATAAGTCCGATCTTCCGGACAAGCTTTCGGTGGATGAGTTGATTGACGAGCTAGACCTGAAGAGCATACGTGGTCGTGAGGTGTGCTGCTATGGTATCAGCGCGAAAGAAGAGACAAACCTTGACGCAGTAGTCGAGTTTCTAATGAAGTATGCCACGCGACCATAATCAGCGCCATAACTCGCTGGTGTGGTTGCTGTAACACTCGCTTGGGCATGTTTCCACAACCTCTGACTCAAGAGGTAACAAGCGTCCAAGTCTGTGCCAGCTGTTCCAATATCTGGCAGACAAAGGCTTCTTTGCTTGCGCCTTGGGCCAACAACAGAGCACAAGACCGGCGTATGACAAGCGAGTGAAAAGACCAAGGGTAAACATATATAAATTCCTCTCTCACGAGCTCATGATTTTTCCAGATATCTGTTGGCCCATACGCAGCTTTTACTGGGGTTTCGAAGACTTCTTCGCTGCTCTTATGTCGCCATTACCTAGGCCCTGGAAAACCATGACACTTTTCTTTGTTAATGGACGGAGCATAATCTTGCATGATGGGAAGAAATCCAGCACTGGCTAGAAAGGAGAAAAGGTCTTTTCCCAAGGGACGCCGCTTTTGTATATGGAATTGGCGCTTGCCACTCCTCACTGTTTCCTTTTGTTATTTACTGGAGGCCTAGGCGCTGTTGCCATTGTTGATGGCGCTATTgtttctgctgctgttgacgatgatgatgatatgattCTTGGATGTTGTTTTTCTGCTTGGAACATACTATGATCGAGTAAAGCATGGGCAGTTGTCGGCCACAGCTTGTGTAAGTAACCTGCAAGCGGCTGACTAGAAACGGCTGATGACTGAATGATTATGTCGTTATGAAAATGTTCGTTCAGTTTTTAAGCCTGGTAGTTGATGGGAAGACGCGTGTGTTTATAGACAAgggaaccagaaccagaaccagattCGAGTTTGAATGTATGGCTGAGTTGTGTTTTGTTAGTCAAGAATAGTGGCAAGAAATGGACTCTTTCTGAGCTGTATCGCCGAAACCCGTGTTGGTTGATGGGATAATGAGCGACTTTAATAGGCATTGAATGGATTTTCAAGATTTGACTGTTTGTTGGAAAGAATCGAATGTCCCAGATGACATGGGTCGAGTTGTCAATGTGAGGCGGAGAAAGTCCAGGTGATGCTTGGGTGTGGATACTTATCAACACCCATTTTCACAGCCAAGAGACTTTTTTTCAATAGAAAAAAGCCCAACAAGTAAACCAGAAGCTGTAGAGTATCGCCAAATAGTAGAAAAAACAGAGAGAATAAAATCTGCAGTCCAA
Protein-coding regions in this window:
- the ACR2 gene encoding DNA-directed RNA polymerase I subunit RPA2, which gives rise to MAPSATETEWDHQFHTLRREDLFRNPPKDHTAYPALQLAVDPHLESFNGLFRDDGKPGLLAHGIADIGARTYLDGDDRASPDGKNRLTIRYKDVFLQKPQVPPSNKMARNRQVFPAECRERHVTYRGRLSATLEYRINGGDPVEFTREFGQVPVMIKSNRCHLENNSPALLVERKEESEELGGYFIVNGIEKIIRMLQLNKRNFPMAINRPSFQNRGPGYTPYGIILRAVRPDETSQTNVLHYLSDGNMTFRFSWRKNEYLVPVMMILKALVETNDREIFEGLVGPAGSKSTENTFLTHRIELLLRTYKSYNLYSKSDTRAYLGEKFRVVLGVPDTMTNLEVGTEFLRRIVLVHLGNVDVTEEQDKEKFKLLLFMIRKLYALVAGDCAVDNPDAVQNQEILLGGFLYGQILKERLDEFLSVNVRASLRDYLRRNPGVAFTSEDFRKEFPNNIFRKANENLGNALEYFLSTGNLQSASGLDLQQTAGFTVVAEKLNFLRFISHFRMVHRGAFFAQLKTTAVRKLLPESWGFMCPVHTPDGAPCGLLNHLAHKCKIMTEYVDVSHIASLAQELGIVDVSSASTEENVVVMLDGKILGFCTPKESVRIADCFRYWKVEGTHGVPLQLEIGYVPPSRGGSYPGIYMTSTPARMVRPVKYLPLQKEDWVGPYEQPYMSIAVVPQEVESGKSTHVEFDPTNILSILANMTPFSDFNQSPRNMYQCQMGKQTMGTPGAAIRYRTDNKSYRIQTGQTPIVRAPLHNTYGFDNFPNGMNAVVAVISYTGYDMDDAMILNKSAHERGFGHGTIYKTKKISLKDDSRTKATKSVTKAFGFAPHSYVSAQYQGMLDDDGLPHVGRLIQEGDVICAWHTVTPDYNGKLVNLDGITHYEKYKDSEEGFVEEVRLIGADSGNEPLQTISVKLRIPRSPIVGDKFSSRHGQKGVASQKWPTMDLPFSETGISPDIIINPHAFPSRMTIGMFVESLAGKAGALHGLAQDSTPFKFDEENTAGDYFGHQLMKAGYNYHGNEPMYSGITGEELAADIYIGVVYYQRLRHMVNDKYQVRTTGPVVPTTGQPIKGRKRGGGIRVGEMERDALLAHGTAFLLQDRLLNCSDYSKSWICRRCGSFLSVQPTVSQFAPGKKKAASIVRCRACAVKLDDAEGIDLTEIQGEIWEDGHGNSWVGGDHTTQVVVPGALKFLDVELAAMGVKLKYRVDRGDEPRKGPMRPMALDGVRVAK